The Periplaneta americana isolate PAMFEO1 chromosome 10, P.americana_PAMFEO1_priV1, whole genome shotgun sequence genome includes a window with the following:
- the LOC138708236 gene encoding glucose dehydrogenase [FAD, quinone]-like — MDLSCSTGAHWTAGTSCPGPAAGALFFTSLISTLLQSERELVGPHPYPEDARDYLRDEYDFIVVGAGTAGSVVAARLSEVEDWNVLVVEAGGDPPLDTNIPAVFFSHVKSEIDWKVRTEPGEGNCLGFNDHRCNIPRGKVLGGTATINAMLYFRGMRGDFDEWVEDGNKGWSYDELSKYYEKSENFKPTEDEDPDSPHHGKGGPLTVQRLQKLDFAMTLLDAYKEAGHPILEDINGPSQLGFAGLHATIENGTRWSTLKAFLNPARNRKNLHVLKNSQVEKIVIDPITKTAKAVKFQTNDGKVHEVKVKKEVIVSSGTIHSPQVLMLSGIGPESHLNELGIETIKDLKVGENFQDHLIFLGNVFTISKSDKFQPNSSTLLDAAYEYLTKRTGFYSTHYGSTVLGFIRTRVAPDDRPDIMIFPFNFFANDTESIAAFGRQFDVSEEIVNSLSEISKEGNVIMLVPFLCRPKSRGKILLGSKSPSDLPKVHSGFLSRQEDFDTVIDAIRIISKVMETDVLKKRDAKRRKLFVSACEGLDFLSREYWECMMKNVATSCFHSTSSCKMGPSSDPDAVVDSELKVHGVSGIRVADASIMPRIVGPPPYATTIMIGEKAACMIKSDWLPELD; from the coding sequence ATGGACCTCTCCTGCTCAACTGGAGCCCACTGGACTGCTGGGACCTCCTGTCCAGGTCCAGCGGCCGGGGCCTTGTTCTTCACCAGCCTCATCTCCACGCTTCTGCAGTCGGAGCGAGAGCTAGTGGGCCCGCACCCGTACCCAGAAGACGCGAGAGACTATCTTCGTGACGAGTACGACTTCATCGTCGTGGGAGCAGGAACAGCAGGGTCAGTGGTGGCTGCTCGCCTCAGCGAGGTCGAAGACTGGAACGTCCTCGTCGTGGAAGCAGGTGGAGATCCACCATTAGACACCAACATCCCTGCAGTATTTTTCTCTCATGTCAAATCGGAAATAGATTGGAAAGTCAGAACAGAACCAGGGGAAGGTAACTGCTTAGGGTTTAACGATCATCGATGCAATATACCAAGAGGGAAAGTGTTGGGGGGGACTGCCACTATAAATGCAATGTTGTACTTTAGAGGCATGAGGGGAGATTTCGATGAGTGGGTTGAAGATGGGAACAAGGGATGGAGTTATGACGAACTTTCCAAATACTACGAGAAATCTGAGAATTTCAAACCCACGGAAGATGAGGATCCTGATTCACCTCATCACGGTAAAGGTGGCCCACTAACTGTGCAACGCCTTCAGAAGCTAGACTTTGCAATGACACTTTTAGACGCATACAAAGAAGCAGGGCATCCAATACTAGAAGACATTAACGGGCCCAGTCAACTAGGGTTTGCAGGCTTGCATGCAACAATTGAAAATGGCACCAGATGGAGCACGTTGAAGGCGTTCCTTAATCCTGCTAGAAACAGAAAAAATCTTCATGTTCTCAAGAATTCACAAGTGGAAAAGATTGTAATTGATCCGATCACTAAAACAGCCAAGGCCGTCAAATTCCAAACAAATGATGGCAAAGTCCATGAAGTTAAAGTTAAGAAGGAAGTAATCGTCTCGTCTGGCACGATACATTCGCCACAAGTTCTCATGCTATCTGGAATTGGTCCTGAAAGTCATTTGAATGAACTTGGCATAGAAACTATTAAAGACTTGAAAGTTGGAGAAAACTTTCAGGACCATCTGATATTTCTAGGCAACGTGTTCACCATTTCGAAATCAGATAAATTTCAACCAAATTCTTCGACACTTCTTGATGCTGCATATGAATACTTGACTAAAAGAACTGGGTTCTATTCTACCCATTATGGGTCAACTGTCTTAGGTTTTATCAGGACGAGGGTAGCCCCGGATGACAGACCCGATATCATGATATTCCCCTTTAATTTCTTCGCAAATGACACTGAAAGCATAGCTGCGTTTGGTCGCCAGTTCGATGTAAGCGAGGAAATAGTTAATTCTCTTAGCGAGATATCTAAGGAAGGAAATGTTATAATGTTGGTACCATTTCTCTGCCGACCTAAAAGCAGGGGAAAGATCTTACTGGGTTCAAAGAGTCCTTCAGATCTTCCAAAAGTGCATTCTGGATTCTTGAGCAGACAAGAGGACTTCGATACCGTAATAGATGCTATCAGAATCATTTCAAAAGTAATGGAGACAGACGTATTGAAGAAAAGGGACGCTAAGAGGAGAAAATTGTTCGTGAGCGCGTGTGAGGGTCTTGACTTCCTCAGCCGCGAGTACTGGGAGTGCATGATGAAGAACGTAGCTACGTCTTGCTTTCATTCGACATCCTCATGCAAAATGGGACCCAGTTCAGACCCAGATGCTGTGGTTGATTCCGAACTTAAAGTGCACGGCGTGAGTGGGATCAGAGTAGCAGATGCGTCAATTATGCCCCGCATTGTTGGTCCACCGCCATATGCAACCACGATAATGATAGGCGAGAAAGCAGCCTGTATGATCAAATCAGACTGGCTGCCTGAACTAGACTAA